Genomic window (Coraliomargarita sinensis):
ACGAAACCGGACATGGTAATCCTCTGCCCACCCACGGCGGAGCACGCCGACTGGGTCGAGCGCATTGCCCCCTACGATATCCATATTTTTGTGGAAAAACCTTTTGCCGGCTCGCTGAGGGACGCCGATCGCATGATTGAAGCACAAAAAAGCTCCGGTAAAGAACTCATCATTAATTGGCCCCTGCGCTGGGTGGAAAGTCACTTGACTGCGCATCGCCTGATTCGGGAAGGGCTGATCGGTGAAGTCACGGAGGTTCACTACTACGATGGCAACCGTGGCCCGCTCTACCACGGCGCGGATAAGATTGAGAAGGAACCTTCGGCCGAAGCAAAAAAAGACAGTTGGTGGTACAAGAAGGAGGCCGACGGCGGATCGCTGCGCGATTACCTCGGTTACGGTGTGACACTCGGCACCTGGTTCAACGGGGGCAAAAAGCCCGATGAGGTCACCGCCATCACGACCGGAGCCGCCGGACTGGAAGTGGATGAGCACAGCGTGACGGTGGCACGCTACGGCGAGCACCTGTCCAAATTCGAAACACGCTGGGGCACCTTCACCGACCCCTGGACGCACCAACCACAACCTAAGTGCGGTTTCGTTATTCGTGGTACGGAAGGCACCATCAGCAGCTACGATTACGAGAAAACCATCTTCATTCAAACCCGAGCCAATCCCGGCGGCTATAAGCACTCGGTCGACGGCTTCCCCGAAGGTGAAAGCAACGGTATCGAGTACAGCCTTAAGCGCATCGAAGCGGGTTTGTCCGTCGAAGGACCGCTCCATCCTGAACTGGCTCGAATCGGGCAGGAGATTGTCGACAGCGCAATTCGCAGTTGCGAAGAGGGGCGAACCGTAAAACTGAAGGACTAAGAACCATGAGCGAAAAAGAAGACGCCCGGGAGTTGAAAGCGGCTAAGGCCGATCGGATGGAAGCCCCCGCATTCTCCTACCAACCCCCGAAACCCAAGCAAGCCACTCCTCCGATGGCCCTCATCGGCTGTGGCGGTATCGCCCGCAACCACCTTGAAGCGTATCGCGAGAATGGATTCCCGATCGCAGTGCTCTGCGATATCAAGATCGAAGCGGCCAATAAATTTCGCGACGAGTTCTTTCCCGAAGCCGAAGTCACTGACAACGCGGATGCCGTACTGACACGCGACGATATCAAAATTGTCGACCTGGCCACACACCCGGATCACCGGCTCGAACATATCCGAAAGGCACTGCAGAACGGCAAACACGTGCTCAGTCAAAAGCCCTTCGTCACGAATATCGATGTCGGTCGTGAACTCGTCGAGCTCGCCAAGCAAGAAAATCTCAAGCTGGCCGTGAACCAAAACGGCCGCTGGGCACCCTACTTCAGTTATTTGCGTGAAGTCGTTAAAGCCGGCTTACTTGGAGAAATTGTAAGCTGCGATATCCACATTGCCTGGGATCACAGTTGGATCCAAGGCACGCGCTTTGAACAGATTCACCATATCGTGCTCTACGACTTTGCCATTCATTGGTTCGACATCGTCCGTTGCGTCTTCGGTGATCGGGAGGCAAAACAGATCTTTTCCCAAATCGAGCGATCCCGTGGTCAGGAGTTGGCACCACCACTCAGTGCTCAAAGTATGATCCAGTTTGACGGTGGTCTGGCCTCACTCGTCTTTCATGCCCACACGAAGTTCAGTCCGGCCGAGAGTACTGTAGTGACCGGCACAAAAGGCACCTTCCGTAGTTCCGGGCCCGTCTGCGGTAACGACAATATTACTCTCACAACCGAGGAAGGCGAAGCGCGTGTCGACCTACAAGGCCAGTGGTTCAACGACGGATTTGCCGGCGCTATGGGCGAACTGCTCTGTGCGATCGAAGAAGACCGCGAACCCTTAAATTCGGCGGCTCATAACCTGAAGAGTCTTGAACTTTGCTTTGCCGCCGTGGCGAGCGCAGATAAAGGCGAACCGGTCAAGCCGGGTGAGGTTCAATCGATCCGTTACTAGCGGTTTGCCTCACGCCCAGGCTTTTCTAGAGAAGACTGATAGGATTTCGAAGATTATTGGGTCCTTTTAAAAGGGAAAACGCGGGAGGACCCGGCCCCGTTGGTCGGATCAAAATTTTGCCGAAACGGCATGAGAATACCGGGTGGCCTTGCGAGGGATTCGCGATGCCACGCGAGGCCTTTCGCAGGTGCTTATACCACTTTGCAAAAGTTTTGATCTTTTAGATAAGCAACTCCGTAGCCTCGACGAAGTTATTACGGAGATGGCGCAGCAAACTCTGTTTCGGGGTCGATGCAGATCGCCCCGGTTCCCAGAACCGAGGCCACAATGATCATTTCTATAAGATGCAAATTTTTTTGAAACGGTATTACAACTCCCACCCGGATCGGTATTTCTTGTGCACCAGCGAGTTGGCGACTTCATGGTCCTTAAACTGCAACGCTTTCGAGTCCCACTCCAATCGCTGATTCGGCACGCGCAGTGCCAGCACCCCAAGCAGAACCATCTCGGTCAAAGCACCGCCATAGTTGAAGTCGGAACAAGCGGGCTGGCCGGTTTTAATCGCTCGTATCCAATCGCTTTCGTGGGTCCCTTTGACTCTCGGGATCGTTTTGGGCGGGCGATTTTTCAAGAAAGCCTGACGTCTGGCTTCGGGAAAAATACGAATATTATGAGCACCATGTGAGCCGTGCAGGATTACCCCTTCATCGCCGATCAACATTGCACCGCTGGCCGGCAGCTCGACATCGTTGGGAATCTCCTTCGGGCGTCCGGGGAGAAGACGACCATCGGTCCAGTTTAGTGTGACGGGGGGCCTGCTCCCACGGGAAGGAAATTCCATCCGTAAAATTGAGGCCCGGGGGAAAGTCTCATTTTTGACCTTATCCTTCCAATGCGTCGTGCTACCTTCCAGCACGGTCGGCGAACCCAATTCCAGAGCATAAAAGGAAGGATCGAGTATATGGCAGCCCATATCGCCAAGCGCTCCTGTACCGAAATCGTAGTACGAGCGCCATTGCATCGGATGGTAGGCCGGGTGGTAGGGCCTTTCTTCAGCAGGTCCGAGCCATAGATCCCAGTCCAAATAATCCGGGACAGGGGGTGTCCCTTCCGGGCGTGGTCCGACGGTAAAAGTCGAGTAGCTTTGCCCGCCGACGGGTCGGTCAGTCCAGGCCCGGATCTCCGTGACGTTGCCAATGACGCCGGCGTCGAGCCATTCTTTCAACAGGCGCATGGATTCGCTGGAGCGTCCCTGATTCCCCATTTGCGTCATGACGCCGGATTTACGGGCAAACTCGGTAACGAGGCGTGCCTCTTTCACGGTGTGCGTGAGTGGTTTTTGACAATAAATATGCAAGCCACGACGCATGGCCTCCATAGCAATAATAGCATGCGTGTGGTCGGGTGTCGCAATGACCACCCCGTCAAGGTCTTCTTCCGCCTCAAACATTTCGCGGTAGTCCGTGTAGAACTTCGCATTCGGATGCTCATCCAGGGTCTTTTGTGAGTACTGTGTATCCACATCACAGAGCGCGGCGATATTCTCTGTACGACTGCAATTTCTAACATTCGGGCGCCCCATTCCACCAACCCCGATACCGGCAATTTTCAGTTGATTGCTAGAAGCATTTTGCCCGAAAAGCGGATGCGTGACAAACTGAGAGGCCAGTGCTCCGGCTGCGGCTTTTGTCATAAAGCTTCGGCGGGACGGATCCGTAATCTTATAATGATTCATGATAGTTCAACTCTACTGAGATAAGTTCAACTTGTCACTGCTTTGTTCCGCAACTTCATCAATTAAATCACGGGCGGGAGTGCTATGAATCCGATTGAATTACGGCTTATTCAGATTGATGTAGTAAAGCCTGTATGCCACGGCGTGCTGCTATAGCTAAAAAACAACTCTGATATGCGGAAAAAAAGAATGGACGGAGGTCTGCCGTAGATGGCGAAGCAATTTTTAAAACCGCAGAGGTCGCGGAGAACTGAAGGAGAGAAAAGGACCCGACTCGGCGAGAACTCAGCGCACTCAGCGGTTACCCTCAGCCGAAGTATGGTCTAGCGTTATGAGAGCAAGGGAAAGAAAGAATGCAGCCTGAGCACCCTTGGGACAGTCGTCACCGTATCGCCATGTTAGGCATATCTAGTCGCAGTGATCAACTTCGTCCGCTCCCGCTCACTGCGTGATCATGCTTCACGATAATGTACCAAATTTTCTCGAATCGGTATATCTGCCAACGCAACAAACTCGGGTGTCGACGGCAACGCCCCCACGTGAAGACGGAACTAGTGTTAAGCACTAACCGGCCTAGCTGTTGCCACCTACGCCTGATCAGGTGGGTGTTTCAACAAGATCCACTTTCTCGAAAAAGTTGAGGTCCTTCAATCGCTTTCGTAATTCAGACTGTAATTCTTCAGGAACTTTTCTCAGGCCTTCAATTGCTATCATTCCTACAAAAACGGGAGGATTCAGGATGGATAGCAGCCTGGCACAGATGCTTTTCTCTTCTCTGCCCTCATTCTCTTTTGTTGCCTTAAATGTGTAGTATCTGATTACCCCTTCGATACCTGGCACATCGAATTCTTCAGCTGTAAAAGGGTTTATGTCTTTATATTGCGTGCCGTCTTTCGGGAACTCTTGCTCAGGGTCGCTATCGCCAACCGAAAGGATAAGCCAGCTTGCTTTCTCGTTCTCTCGGTTTAAGACGAGTGATGCTCGCTCTTCAGATTTGTAGGAAAGCGCATTAGACTCAATCAGCCATTTTCCTGAATCACTAATGATGGTTAGGTCTATTCTTTTCTTTTTCACCTAACAGGCGCACTTCCGACTGCCGCAACCGGCACCGGATTTGAGTTGCTCCGCAATCTTTTTCGAGGTCGGTGTAATGGCCAGACCACCGAGATTGGTGCAGCGAAGTTCGCGTGGCATCTGATGGGCCACCTCATTCATCGAAGCGACCACTTCATCCATCGGGATCAAAGGATCGTATCCGGCCAATGCCATGTTGGCGCAGGACAGTGCATTGGTGGCGGCCATGATGTTCTTACCCAGGCAGGGTGCCTCGACACGATTGGCGACCGGATCACAGACCAGACCGAAAGCGTTTTGCAGGGCCATCGATGCAGCGGCCAGCTGCTGGGCCTGATTTCCCCCTGCCATTTGCGTGATGGCAGCTGCCGCCATGGAAGCGCCCGAGCCGGTTTCGGCCATACAACCACCCTCTTCTGCCGCAAAGGTGGCATCGCGAGCGATAAACACACCGATCAATCCGGCGGCAAACAAAGCTTCACCGATTTCGCGGCGGTTTTTCCCCATGGCGTGTCCCACAGCAAGTACAGCACCGGGCATGGCTCCACAGGAACCGGCAGTTGGTGCCGCCACAATGACACCGAGGGAAGACTTCACCTCCATGATCGCACTGACATAGCGGATAATCTGGTTGTTGATATTTGCGGGAACAAGAGTGCCCGCTTCTTCGGCACGTTGAAAACCGGGTGACTGGGAAGGCAGGACCCGGTCCGCATAGTCCGTCCCGGCAAGGCCTGTCTTTACGGCGGCCTCAAAGACTGAAACGAGATCATCCATCATCGCTCTCAGCTGCTCCTCATCCAATCCGGATCGCTCCGCTTCATAGCGAAGTCCGCAAATACCGAGTGATTGATCGAGCAACGCGGATTGCTCCAACATTTCGCCCGCGCGCTGAAAACTGACCTTCAAACCACGACGGGATAAGACAGGAAGCACCGCCTGGAGTTGACGCACTTGGCGACAACCGGTCTGGGCCTGCAATTTTTCGACGAAAGAATCGTCTAAGGGATCGCGGCTGAAAACATTGAAAATACCACCGCCATTCGCGGCCGGGTGCCAACTCGTGCCTTCAGCAACGGTGTCGAACTCCTCGACCAATACAGCCTCGGGCTCCTTCTCCAACCAAGCCAAAGTGTGATAAAAATCACCGCCCGAAAGAAGCTCAATCCCGTCGATCGCACGGAGCTCGATCATCCCTCCGCCAGTCGAAACGGCATCGAGGCGAAACTCCTGCCCGCTCCCATCGAAGAGCTCGAGACGATAAAAATTCGGATGCGGTGCGTCGTAGGATTCGTAGCGCAGATCGATCTCAATACCGGATTTTTCCAGCGCAGACTCATAGCCC
Coding sequences:
- a CDS encoding Gfo/Idh/MocA family protein translates to MSEKKTWKIVGIEFSHMHMGDLLRYVDQHPNAEIVGICDPQAERMQEATENFQLSDAQVFTDYKQCMEATKPDMVILCPPTAEHADWVERIAPYDIHIFVEKPFAGSLRDADRMIEAQKSSGKELIINWPLRWVESHLTAHRLIREGLIGEVTEVHYYDGNRGPLYHGADKIEKEPSAEAKKDSWWYKKEADGGSLRDYLGYGVTLGTWFNGGKKPDEVTAITTGAAGLEVDEHSVTVARYGEHLSKFETRWGTFTDPWTHQPQPKCGFVIRGTEGTISSYDYEKTIFIQTRANPGGYKHSVDGFPEGESNGIEYSLKRIEAGLSVEGPLHPELARIGQEIVDSAIRSCEEGRTVKLKD
- a CDS encoding Gfo/Idh/MocA family protein, which produces MSEKEDARELKAAKADRMEAPAFSYQPPKPKQATPPMALIGCGGIARNHLEAYRENGFPIAVLCDIKIEAANKFRDEFFPEAEVTDNADAVLTRDDIKIVDLATHPDHRLEHIRKALQNGKHVLSQKPFVTNIDVGRELVELAKQENLKLAVNQNGRWAPYFSYLREVVKAGLLGEIVSCDIHIAWDHSWIQGTRFEQIHHIVLYDFAIHWFDIVRCVFGDREAKQIFSQIERSRGQELAPPLSAQSMIQFDGGLASLVFHAHTKFSPAESTVVTGTKGTFRSSGPVCGNDNITLTTEEGEARVDLQGQWFNDGFAGAMGELLCAIEEDREPLNSAAHNLKSLELCFAAVASADKGEPVKPGEVQSIRY
- a CDS encoding Gfo/Idh/MocA family protein, whose protein sequence is MNHYKITDPSRRSFMTKAAAGALASQFVTHPLFGQNASSNQLKIAGIGVGGMGRPNVRNCSRTENIAALCDVDTQYSQKTLDEHPNAKFYTDYREMFEAEEDLDGVVIATPDHTHAIIAMEAMRRGLHIYCQKPLTHTVKEARLVTEFARKSGVMTQMGNQGRSSESMRLLKEWLDAGVIGNVTEIRAWTDRPVGGQSYSTFTVGPRPEGTPPVPDYLDWDLWLGPAEERPYHPAYHPMQWRSYYDFGTGALGDMGCHILDPSFYALELGSPTVLEGSTTHWKDKVKNETFPRASILRMEFPSRGSRPPVTLNWTDGRLLPGRPKEIPNDVELPASGAMLIGDEGVILHGSHGAHNIRIFPEARRQAFLKNRPPKTIPRVKGTHESDWIRAIKTGQPACSDFNYGGALTEMVLLGVLALRVPNQRLEWDSKALQFKDHEVANSLVHKKYRSGWEL
- a CDS encoding L-serine ammonia-lyase, iron-sulfur-dependent, subunit alpha; amino-acid sequence: MQSSPPSIFNDVLGPVMRGPSSSHSAAANRIGRLARDLVAGPIKKVVVRYDPNGSLVTTHKDQGTDLGLYSGLLGWTPEDSRIPGYESALEKSGIEIDLRYESYDAPHPNFYRLELFDGSGQEFRLDAVSTGGGMIELRAIDGIELLSGGDFYHTLAWLEKEPEAVLVEEFDTVAEGTSWHPAANGGGIFNVFSRDPLDDSFVEKLQAQTGCRQVRQLQAVLPVLSRRGLKVSFQRAGEMLEQSALLDQSLGICGLRYEAERSGLDEEQLRAMMDDLVSVFEAAVKTGLAGTDYADRVLPSQSPGFQRAEEAGTLVPANINNQIIRYVSAIMEVKSSLGVIVAAPTAGSCGAMPGAVLAVGHAMGKNRREIGEALFAAGLIGVFIARDATFAAEEGGCMAETGSGASMAAAAITQMAGGNQAQQLAAASMALQNAFGLVCDPVANRVEAPCLGKNIMAATNALSCANMALAGYDPLIPMDEVVASMNEVAHQMPRELRCTNLGGLAITPTSKKIAEQLKSGAGCGSRKCAC